In a single window of the Prochlorococcus marinus CUG1415 genome:
- the thiC gene encoding phosphomethylpyrimidine synthase ThiC translates to MRSSWIKPRLGKDNVTQMNFARNGYVTEEMEFVAKKENLPASLIMEEVARGRLIIPANINHLNLEPMSIGIASRCKVNANIGASPNASDINEEVEKLKLAVKYGADTVMDLSTGGVNLDEVRQAIINESPVPIGTVPVYQALESVHGSIDRLTEDDFLHIIEKHCQQGVDYQTIHAGLLIEHLPKVKGRITGIVSRGGGILAQWMLHHFKQNPLYSRFDDICEIFKKYDCTFSLGDSLRPGCLHDASDDAQLAELKTLGELTRRAWEHNVQVMVEGPGHVPMDQIEFNVRKQMEECSEAPFYVLGPLVTDISPGYDHISSAIGAAMAGWYGTSMLCYVTPKEHLGLPNAEDVREGLIAYKIAAHAADIARHRSGARDRDDELSHARYNFDWNKQFELSLDPERAKQYHDETLPEEIFKKAEFCSMCGPKHCPMNSKISDESLDQLKDKLKECNSSV, encoded by the coding sequence ATGAGAAGTTCTTGGATTAAGCCTCGTCTTGGAAAAGATAATGTAACTCAGATGAATTTTGCGAGGAACGGATATGTCACTGAAGAAATGGAATTTGTTGCTAAAAAAGAAAATCTTCCTGCTTCATTAATAATGGAAGAAGTGGCAAGAGGAAGATTAATCATTCCAGCTAATATTAATCATTTGAATCTTGAGCCAATGTCAATAGGTATTGCTTCTAGATGTAAAGTTAATGCAAATATTGGTGCTTCACCTAATGCAAGTGATATCAATGAAGAAGTAGAGAAGCTTAAGCTAGCCGTTAAATATGGCGCTGATACGGTTATGGATCTTTCTACCGGAGGAGTAAATTTAGATGAAGTAAGGCAAGCCATTATTAACGAATCTCCCGTTCCAATAGGCACAGTTCCCGTTTATCAAGCTTTAGAAAGTGTGCATGGCTCAATAGATAGACTTACAGAAGACGATTTTCTTCATATAATTGAAAAACATTGCCAACAGGGCGTTGATTATCAAACTATTCATGCAGGATTACTAATAGAGCATTTGCCAAAAGTCAAAGGGAGAATTACTGGAATTGTAAGTAGAGGGGGAGGAATTTTAGCACAATGGATGTTACACCATTTTAAGCAAAATCCTCTCTATTCAAGGTTTGATGATATTTGTGAGATTTTTAAGAAATATGATTGTACATTTTCTCTAGGAGATTCACTTAGACCTGGATGTTTGCATGATGCTTCTGATGATGCTCAGTTAGCAGAATTAAAGACCTTAGGAGAGCTTACTCGAAGAGCATGGGAACATAATGTTCAAGTGATGGTTGAGGGTCCTGGGCATGTACCTATGGATCAAATTGAGTTTAATGTGAGAAAGCAAATGGAGGAATGTTCAGAAGCCCCCTTTTATGTACTTGGCCCATTGGTGACAGATATATCTCCTGGTTATGACCATATATCAAGTGCTATTGGAGCCGCGATGGCTGGTTGGTATGGGACTTCTATGTTATGTTATGTAACTCCAAAAGAACATCTAGGTCTACCTAATGCAGAAGATGTACGAGAAGGATTAATTGCTTATAAGATAGCTGCTCATGCTGCTGATATAGCTAGACATCGATCTGGAGCTCGTGATAGAGATGATGAACTTAGTCATGCAAGGTATAACTTTGATTGGAATAAACAATTTGAACTTTCATTAGATCCAGAAAGAGCAAAGCAATACCATGATGAAACATTACCTGAAGAAATTTTTAAAAAGGCTGAATTTTGTTCAATGTGTGGACCTAAGCATTGTCCTATGAATTCAAAAATTTCTGATGAATCTCTTGATCAACTAAAAGATAAACTTAAAGAATGTAATTCTTCAGTATAG
- a CDS encoding tetratricopeptide repeat protein, which yields MITFKKVKVCCLLIFVFINIFYIAPCYSLSLREDLFQNALDLSSGGKFNLALQEWNRYLELYPDDAAGLSNRGNVRLVVGDVKGSIDDQNKSISLNSSEIDPYINRGIAEEALGLWSEAKKDYMFVISKDSKNFSALYNLANVEGSSSQWEKARDLFSKAALYNPGFAMARSSMALADFQLGNIDESEQELKKLIRRYPTFADARAALTALNWSKGEFGKAESNWISVTELDPRYSDEQWLIKVRRWPPKPTKDLMSFINLQ from the coding sequence ATGATAACTTTTAAAAAAGTTAAGGTTTGTTGTTTATTAATTTTTGTTTTTATCAATATTTTTTATATTGCACCATGCTATTCATTATCTTTGAGAGAAGATTTGTTTCAAAATGCATTAGATTTAAGTTCAGGCGGAAAATTTAATCTCGCGTTACAGGAATGGAATCGCTATTTGGAATTGTATCCTGATGATGCTGCGGGTTTGAGTAATAGAGGAAATGTAAGACTTGTTGTAGGAGATGTAAAGGGATCAATAGATGACCAAAATAAGTCAATAAGTTTGAATTCTAGTGAAATAGATCCTTACATTAACAGGGGGATAGCAGAGGAAGCATTGGGTCTATGGTCGGAAGCGAAAAAAGATTATATGTTCGTTATTTCAAAAGATAGTAAAAATTTCTCTGCACTATATAATTTGGCGAATGTAGAAGGTTCTTCATCACAATGGGAAAAAGCAAGAGATTTATTTTCAAAAGCTGCTTTATATAATCCTGGATTTGCTATGGCTAGATCAAGTATGGCGTTAGCAGATTTCCAGTTGGGGAACATTGATGAATCTGAACAAGAATTAAAAAAATTAATTAGACGTTATCCAACTTTTGCAGATGCTAGGGCAGCTTTAACAGCTTTAAATTGGTCAAAGGGTGAATTTGGTAAAGCAGAGAGTAATTGGATATCAGTAACTGAATTAGATCCGAGGTATAGTGATGAGCAATGGTTAATAAAAGTAAGAAGATGGCCTCCAAAACCAACTAAAGATTTAATGAGTTTTATAAATTTACAATAA
- the ruvB gene encoding Holliday junction branch migration DNA helicase RuvB — MAIISSNIGDNDPSPRKKELRLVDSKIIPEEKKNNNLNLARPLTFQEFIGQEQLKSSLRIAIDASIFRKEPLEHTLLYGQPGLGKTTLAFLIANEMNTKCRIATAPSIERPRDIVGLLLGLKEGEVLFIDEIHRLNRLTEELLYSAMEDFRLDLTMGANRGTRCRTINLPRFTLVGATTKLASISAPLRDRFGISEKIEFYTYDELKQIIVNFSRLINLNLDDEASYDLAKISRGTPRIALRLLRRVRDYAQVIEKTNVISVNLIKKALNSYQIDEKGLDSLDRQYLSFLNQNNNIPTGLDSIAAGLGDDSSMLEFVVEPYLIQIGFLTRTPRGRLLTAVGKKYIDSKNDNF; from the coding sequence ATGGCAATAATTTCTTCCAATATAGGCGATAATGACCCTTCTCCTCGTAAAAAAGAGCTAAGGCTAGTTGATTCAAAAATCATTCCAGAAGAAAAGAAAAATAATAATCTGAACTTAGCACGGCCTCTTACTTTTCAAGAATTTATTGGCCAAGAACAACTTAAATCTTCTTTAAGAATAGCTATAGATGCTTCAATTTTCCGAAAAGAACCTTTGGAGCATACTCTTTTATATGGACAGCCTGGTTTAGGTAAGACTACCCTTGCTTTTTTGATAGCCAACGAAATGAATACAAAATGCAGGATAGCTACTGCACCCTCAATTGAAAGACCTAGAGATATTGTAGGGTTACTACTTGGATTAAAAGAAGGTGAAGTTTTGTTTATCGATGAGATACATCGCTTAAATAGGTTAACTGAAGAGTTGTTATATTCTGCAATGGAAGATTTTAGACTCGACTTAACTATGGGAGCTAATAGAGGAACACGTTGTAGAACAATTAATCTTCCTAGGTTTACTCTGGTTGGGGCCACAACTAAATTAGCCTCAATTAGTGCACCTCTAAGAGATAGATTTGGTATATCTGAGAAAATTGAATTTTATACGTATGATGAATTAAAACAAATAATTGTTAATTTCTCCAGATTAATAAACCTCAATTTAGATGATGAAGCATCTTATGATTTAGCAAAGATTTCTCGAGGGACTCCAAGAATTGCTTTAAGATTATTAAGACGAGTTAGAGATTATGCTCAAGTTATTGAAAAAACTAATGTGATCTCCGTGAATTTAATAAAAAAAGCTTTAAATTCTTACCAAATAGATGAAAAAGGATTGGATTCTTTAGATAGACAATATTTGTCTTTTTTAAATCAAAATAATAATATTCCAACTGGCCTCGATTCAATCGCAGCTGGATTGGGCGATGATTCTTCAATGTTAGAATTTGTAGTTGAGCCATACCTAATCCAAATTGGTTTCCTCACGAGAACTCCTCGAGGAAGATTGCTTACTGCGGTAGGGAAAAAGTACATTGATTCAAAAAATGATAACTTTTAA
- the glmS gene encoding glutamine--fructose-6-phosphate transaminase (isomerizing) — MCGIVAVTGYKKALPLLMNGLEKLEYRGYDSAGIAIINPETNSITCNKAKGKLKNLISNLNNKIIPGTVGIGHTRWATHGKPEVKNAHPHIDSSGNIAVVQNGIIENFQELKNKLEKDGIIFNSDTDTEVIPHLIQRELKTLSKLNLENNGSTLLVAVRNVISDLEGTYALAVLWAGAPTSLVVARRQAPLIIGLGEGEFICASDTPAIANFTNIILPMEDEEIALLTPLGIEIYDSNNERQYRNPVSLKVSEQIMDKMNFKHYMLKEIYDQPSTAKNWLDNYLVKNLENGQFKIKYPFDTKFLESIERIEIIACGTSKHAAMVGSFLLEQFSGIPTNVFYASEFRYSPPPLLPNTLTIGVTQSGETADTIAAIDMEIKRRSSIEDEKFKPNLLAITNRKESSIGRQISNIIDICAGIEVGVAATKTFFAQLLSFYGLAIKFAQIKGSQSSDEIGKLITELIQLPPLLEDLLEKHNKSSEKLAHDFFNIKDVIFLGRGINYPIALEGALKLKEISYIHAAGYPAGEMKHGPIALLDKKVPVISIASPGEVFDKVISNAQEAKARDSYLIGIAPECNGTEIFDYLMKIPSSNEWISPLLNIVPLQLLSYHIAAHRGLDVDQPRNLAKSVTVE; from the coding sequence ATGTGTGGAATAGTTGCTGTAACTGGTTATAAAAAAGCTTTACCATTATTGATGAATGGTTTAGAAAAGCTTGAATATAGAGGTTATGATTCAGCAGGTATTGCAATAATTAATCCTGAAACAAACTCTATTACTTGTAACAAAGCAAAGGGAAAGCTCAAGAATTTAATTAGTAACCTTAATAATAAGATTATTCCTGGAACCGTGGGCATAGGTCATACCAGATGGGCAACTCACGGAAAACCTGAAGTTAAAAATGCCCATCCTCATATCGATAGTTCAGGAAACATAGCAGTTGTTCAAAATGGGATTATTGAAAATTTCCAAGAATTAAAAAATAAATTAGAGAAAGATGGTATTATTTTTAATTCTGATACAGATACCGAGGTAATTCCCCATCTAATTCAAAGAGAATTAAAGACTCTAAGCAAACTTAATCTTGAGAATAATGGTTCAACCTTATTAGTAGCTGTGAGAAATGTAATATCTGATTTAGAAGGAACTTATGCTTTGGCAGTTTTATGGGCTGGTGCACCAACCTCTCTTGTTGTTGCCAGAAGACAAGCACCTTTGATTATTGGTTTGGGTGAAGGAGAATTTATTTGTGCGAGTGATACGCCAGCGATTGCAAATTTTACAAATATTATTCTGCCAATGGAGGATGAGGAAATCGCTTTATTAACACCTCTTGGAATAGAAATATATGACTCAAACAACGAGAGACAATATCGAAATCCTGTTTCTTTAAAGGTTTCAGAGCAAATAATGGATAAGATGAATTTCAAACATTACATGTTAAAAGAGATATATGATCAACCAAGTACTGCAAAAAACTGGTTGGATAATTATTTAGTTAAAAACTTAGAAAACGGCCAATTTAAAATCAAGTATCCTTTTGATACAAAGTTTCTTGAATCAATTGAGAGAATTGAGATTATTGCTTGTGGTACGAGTAAACATGCTGCAATGGTGGGTAGCTTTTTATTAGAACAATTTTCAGGGATTCCAACCAATGTCTTTTACGCAAGCGAATTTCGATATTCACCACCTCCACTACTGCCAAATACTTTAACTATTGGAGTTACTCAATCTGGAGAAACTGCTGACACAATTGCAGCAATAGATATGGAGATTAAAAGAAGGTCTTCAATTGAAGATGAAAAATTTAAACCAAATCTTCTTGCAATTACCAATAGAAAAGAGAGCTCTATAGGAAGGCAGATTTCAAATATAATTGATATCTGCGCAGGTATAGAAGTGGGAGTCGCAGCAACGAAAACTTTTTTTGCACAATTACTTTCGTTTTATGGATTAGCTATAAAATTTGCGCAAATTAAAGGTAGTCAAAGTTCAGATGAAATAGGTAAATTAATCACAGAACTTATACAATTGCCTCCATTACTAGAAGATCTCTTAGAGAAACATAATAAATCTTCAGAAAAGCTAGCACATGACTTTTTTAATATTAAAGATGTTATTTTTTTAGGAAGAGGTATAAATTATCCTATTGCTCTCGAAGGAGCGTTAAAACTGAAAGAAATTAGTTATATTCATGCCGCTGGATATCCAGCGGGAGAAATGAAACATGGTCCAATAGCGTTGTTAGATAAAAAAGTACCTGTAATTTCTATTGCCTCCCCTGGTGAAGTTTTTGATAAAGTGATCAGCAATGCTCAAGAAGCAAAAGCGAGAGATTCCTATTTGATAGGGATTGCTCCTGAATGTAATGGTACTGAAATCTTTGATTATTTAATGAAAATTCCTTCCTCCAATGAATGGATTTCACCTTTACTCAACATAGTTCCTCTACAATTATTGAGTTACCATATTGCGGCTCATAGAGGACTTGATGTGGATCAACCAAGAAATTTAGCTAAAAGTGTAACTGTAGAATAA
- a CDS encoding DUF3188 domain-containing protein yields the protein MKINKGLILSFVAPFMILISAIGLILRDNTKKIFYVPIGLMGISIILEKDVRRKLDRKNILKKIKSY from the coding sequence ATGAAAATTAATAAAGGATTGATTTTATCTTTTGTAGCTCCTTTCATGATCCTTATATCTGCTATTGGTTTAATATTAAGGGATAATACAAAGAAGATTTTTTATGTGCCTATTGGCTTAATGGGGATCTCAATTATTTTGGAGAAAGATGTAAGGAGAAAATTGGATAGGAAGAATATTTTAAAAAAAATTAAGTCTTATTAA
- the fabF gene encoding beta-ketoacyl-ACP synthase II, translated as MSNFHRVVITGIGAVTPIGNNIDEYLLSLQNGINGVSGITLFDPEHHPCKFAAEVKNLQSENFIEAKESKRWDRFSQFGVIAAKQAFNDSGLEITEANSSRIGVIIGSGVGGLLTMESQAQILSHKGPKRVSPFTVPMMIPNMATGLAAIALGAKGPSSSVSTACAAGSNAIGDSFRLLQLGKADAMICGGAEASITPLGVAGFASAKALSFRNESPQTASRPFDAERDGFVIGEGSGILVLETLENAQKRNARIYAEIIGYGTTCDAHHITAPSPGGVGGAEAIKLAIEDASLSLDKVDYINAHGTSTSANDKNETSAIKSIFRDRSYLIPVSSTKSMTGHLLGGSGGIEAVACILSLTHNFIPPTINYVNPDPECDLDYVPNNAREAQIGVALSNSFGFGGHNVCLAFSKMN; from the coding sequence ATGTCAAATTTCCATCGAGTAGTTATTACTGGTATCGGAGCAGTTACTCCTATTGGTAACAACATTGATGAATATTTACTCAGTCTTCAAAATGGGATTAATGGGGTCTCAGGTATTACTCTCTTTGATCCTGAACATCATCCTTGCAAATTTGCAGCAGAAGTTAAAAATCTTCAATCTGAAAATTTTATTGAAGCTAAAGAATCCAAAAGGTGGGATCGTTTTTCCCAGTTTGGAGTTATTGCCGCAAAGCAAGCCTTTAATGATTCTGGACTTGAGATTACTGAAGCTAATTCATCAAGAATTGGGGTGATTATTGGCTCTGGTGTTGGAGGCTTACTAACTATGGAAAGTCAAGCTCAAATTCTCAGTCATAAAGGACCTAAAAGAGTAAGTCCATTTACAGTCCCAATGATGATTCCAAACATGGCAACCGGATTGGCTGCCATTGCTTTGGGTGCAAAAGGACCAAGTTCCTCTGTTTCAACCGCCTGCGCTGCTGGTTCAAATGCAATTGGTGATTCTTTTAGATTACTCCAACTTGGAAAGGCAGATGCAATGATTTGTGGAGGAGCAGAAGCAAGTATTACGCCTCTTGGAGTAGCTGGTTTTGCCAGTGCCAAAGCTCTTTCTTTCAGAAATGAAAGTCCTCAAACTGCTAGCAGACCTTTTGATGCAGAAAGAGATGGATTTGTTATTGGAGAGGGATCTGGAATTCTTGTTTTAGAAACTTTAGAAAATGCACAAAAAAGAAATGCAAGAATTTATGCAGAAATAATTGGATATGGAACAACATGTGATGCTCATCACATTACTGCTCCATCTCCAGGCGGTGTTGGAGGTGCTGAAGCTATCAAACTAGCAATTGAAGACGCTTCTCTTAGCCTTGATAAAGTTGATTACATCAATGCTCATGGGACGAGTACATCAGCTAATGACAAAAATGAAACTTCTGCAATTAAATCTATATTTAGAGACAGATCTTACCTCATTCCTGTAAGCTCTACTAAGTCGATGACTGGTCATCTCCTAGGAGGCTCAGGGGGTATAGAAGCCGTAGCTTGTATACTTTCTTTGACACATAATTTTATCCCTCCTACAATTAACTACGTCAATCCAGATCCTGAATGTGATCTTGATTATGTACCAAATAATGCAAGAGAAGCTCAAATAGGAGTTGCTCTTTCTAATTCTTTCGGCTTTGGTGGTCACAATGTTTGCCTTGCTTTCAGCAAAATGAATTGA
- the tkt gene encoding transketolase yields MVAASVSLESLCVNSIRMLAVDAVNKSNSGHPGLPMGCAPMGYALWQNILNHNPNNPKWFNRDRFVLSAGHGCMLLYSLLHLTGYKSVSIEDIKEFRQWGSKTPGHPETFETEGVEVTAGPLGAGISNAVGLAIAETHLAAKFNKPDCNIVDHYTYVIMGDGCNQEGIASEACSLAGHLKLGKLIALYDDNQITIDGRTDVSFTEDVLKRYEAYGWHVQHVEDGNHDVTGITEAIEKAKLITDKPSIIKISTTIGYGSPNKSDTAGIHGAAVGEEEAALTREFLSWDYPPFEIPNEVYAHFRKSINKGENLEKEWNSRFEEYQKKYPSEGSELSRMLKGQLPDNWDSDLPSYTTDDKGLATRKHSQICLGALGPNLPELIGGSADLTHSNYTDIKGETGSFQPHSPEKRYLHFGVREHAMAAILNGIAYHNSGLIPYGGTFLVFADYMRGSMRLSALSELGVIYVLTHDSIGVGEDGPTHQPIETIPSLRAMPNMLVFRPGDGNETSGAYKLAIQNRKRPSALCLSRQGMPNQENTSIEKVAFGGYVVSDCEGTPDLIFIGTGSELNLCIEASKEISNLGKKIRVVSMPCVELFEEQEESYKESVLPSTVTKRVVVEAAHSFGWHKYTGFDGICITMDRFGASAPGGECMKNFGFTVENVVNKTKEIL; encoded by the coding sequence ATGGTCGCTGCATCTGTTTCATTAGAATCACTTTGTGTAAATAGTATAAGAATGCTTGCTGTAGATGCAGTAAATAAATCTAATAGTGGACATCCTGGATTGCCCATGGGGTGTGCTCCTATGGGTTATGCATTATGGCAAAACATACTAAATCACAACCCAAATAATCCAAAATGGTTTAATAGGGACCGTTTTGTATTATCAGCTGGTCATGGCTGTATGCTGTTATATTCTTTGCTTCATTTGACTGGATACAAATCAGTTTCTATAGAAGATATTAAAGAATTTAGACAATGGGGATCCAAAACTCCTGGACATCCAGAAACATTCGAAACTGAAGGAGTTGAAGTTACTGCTGGTCCACTCGGAGCCGGAATTTCTAATGCAGTTGGTTTAGCAATAGCTGAAACTCACTTAGCTGCTAAATTCAATAAACCTGATTGCAATATCGTTGATCACTATACTTACGTGATAATGGGTGACGGCTGTAATCAAGAAGGTATCGCTTCAGAAGCTTGCTCATTGGCTGGTCATCTTAAGCTTGGAAAATTAATTGCACTCTATGATGATAATCAAATTACAATTGATGGAAGAACCGATGTTTCTTTCACTGAAGATGTTTTAAAAAGATACGAAGCTTATGGATGGCACGTACAACATGTTGAAGATGGTAATCATGATGTTACAGGAATAACTGAAGCTATCGAAAAAGCAAAATTAATTACAGACAAACCCTCAATTATTAAAATTTCTACGACCATAGGCTATGGTTCGCCTAACAAATCAGACACTGCTGGAATTCATGGAGCAGCTGTTGGAGAAGAAGAAGCTGCATTAACCAGAGAGTTTCTAAGTTGGGACTATCCTCCATTTGAAATACCAAATGAAGTATATGCCCATTTTAGAAAATCAATAAACAAAGGCGAAAACCTAGAGAAAGAATGGAATTCTAGATTTGAAGAATATCAGAAAAAATATCCCTCTGAAGGATCCGAGTTAAGCAGAATGCTAAAAGGGCAATTACCTGATAATTGGGATTCAGATCTCCCCTCTTATACAACGGATGATAAAGGTTTAGCAACTAGAAAGCATTCACAAATATGTTTAGGTGCTCTTGGTCCTAACCTGCCTGAATTAATTGGGGGATCTGCAGATTTAACTCACTCTAACTACACAGATATTAAGGGAGAAACTGGATCATTCCAGCCTCATAGCCCTGAAAAAAGATATTTACATTTTGGTGTTCGAGAGCATGCAATGGCAGCCATACTTAATGGTATTGCGTATCACAATAGTGGTCTGATTCCTTATGGGGGAACATTCCTTGTTTTCGCCGATTATATGAGAGGTTCAATGAGGCTTTCAGCACTCAGCGAATTAGGAGTGATATATGTATTAACCCATGATTCAATTGGTGTAGGCGAAGACGGCCCAACACATCAACCGATTGAAACTATCCCTTCTCTTCGTGCCATGCCCAACATGCTGGTTTTCAGACCAGGAGATGGAAATGAGACGAGTGGAGCTTATAAGCTTGCTATTCAAAATAGAAAAAGACCTTCTGCCCTTTGTCTAAGTAGACAAGGCATGCCAAATCAAGAAAATACTTCTATCGAGAAAGTTGCCTTTGGAGGGTATGTAGTTTCTGATTGCGAAGGAACGCCCGATTTAATATTTATTGGCACTGGAAGCGAACTAAATCTTTGCATTGAAGCAAGTAAGGAAATTTCAAACTTAGGTAAAAAAATTAGAGTTGTCTCAATGCCTTGCGTAGAACTATTCGAAGAACAGGAAGAATCTTACAAAGAAAGTGTTTTACCGAGTACTGTGACTAAGAGAGTTGTAGTAGAAGCTGCCCATTCATTTGGTTGGCATAAATATACTGGTTTTGATGGGATTTGTATTACTATGGATCGGTTTGGAGCATCAGCTCCAGGCGGAGAATGTATGAAAAATTTTGGATTTACAGTAGAAAATGTAGTTAATAAGACAAAGGAAATTCTATAA
- a CDS encoding amidohydrolase: protein MNRDQFLKKIDSFNDELINLRRHIHAHPELSGLENQTAILISGYLKNIGWNVTESIGRTGVIADFGPLDKGIIGLRVDMDALPIFEETKLSFASKVDGVMHACGHDLHISIGLGVAKIVKDLNLNFGTRIIFQPAEEIASGARWMIKDGATNGLTHILGLHVYPDLSVGTIGIKEGSLTAAAGELKVEIKGKSGHGARPHEGVDAIWVASKVISGVQELITRKLDPLDPVVITFGKINGGNAFNVLAEKVNLIGTVRCTNLQLFKNIGNWLDDNISSLVTSFGADAKVIFREITPPVNNNSEINRVLRDSGIKVLGQENVIELQKPSLGAEDFAEFLHEIPGAMFRLGVSDSNGCAPLHSSRFDPDERAIAVGIKVITESIVKLNNQILNKVDK from the coding sequence ATGAATAGAGATCAGTTTTTAAAAAAAATTGATTCGTTTAATGATGAATTAATTAATTTAAGAAGACATATCCATGCACATCCAGAATTAAGTGGGCTGGAAAATCAAACAGCTATTTTGATAAGTGGTTATTTAAAAAATATTGGTTGGAATGTTACTGAATCTATAGGTAGGACTGGAGTTATAGCTGATTTCGGCCCGTTAGATAAAGGCATTATAGGCTTAAGAGTGGATATGGATGCGTTACCAATATTTGAGGAAACTAAATTAAGTTTTGCTTCAAAAGTAGATGGTGTTATGCATGCATGTGGTCATGATTTACATATATCGATTGGGTTGGGTGTAGCAAAAATTGTTAAGGATTTAAACCTTAATTTTGGCACGCGGATAATTTTTCAGCCCGCTGAAGAAATTGCTAGTGGAGCTAGATGGATGATTAAAGATGGTGCAACTAATGGTTTAACTCATATTTTAGGTCTTCATGTCTACCCCGATTTATCTGTAGGGACTATTGGGATTAAAGAGGGAAGTTTAACTGCTGCTGCTGGAGAACTAAAGGTAGAGATTAAAGGGAAATCAGGCCATGGTGCTCGCCCTCATGAAGGGGTTGATGCTATATGGGTGGCCTCTAAAGTTATCTCGGGAGTTCAAGAATTAATAACAAGGAAGTTAGATCCTTTGGATCCTGTAGTAATAACTTTTGGTAAAATTAATGGTGGCAATGCATTCAATGTACTTGCTGAAAAGGTCAATTTAATTGGTACTGTTAGATGCACTAATCTTCAATTATTTAAGAATATTGGTAATTGGCTTGATGATAATATCTCTTCTTTAGTTACTAGTTTCGGAGCTGATGCAAAAGTAATATTTAGAGAAATTACACCTCCAGTTAATAATAATTCTGAAATTAATAGAGTTCTCAGAGATTCAGGAATTAAGGTTTTGGGTCAAGAAAATGTTATTGAATTACAAAAACCATCATTAGGTGCGGAGGATTTTGCCGAGTTCTTGCATGAGATCCCTGGAGCTATGTTTAGATTAGGTGTGTCTGATTCAAATGGATGCGCTCCATTACACAGTTCCAGATTTGATCCAGATGAAAGAGCGATTGCTGTTGGTATTAAAGTAATAACAGAATCCATAGTAAAATTAAACAATCAAATACTTAATAAAGTAGATAAATGA
- the psaC gene encoding photosystem I iron-sulfur center protein PsaC, with protein sequence MSHAVKIYDTCIGCTQCVRACPLDVLEMVPWDGCKAGQIASSPRTEDCVGCKRCETACPTDFLSIRVYLGDETSRSMGLAY encoded by the coding sequence ATGTCACACGCAGTTAAAATTTACGACACTTGCATTGGATGCACCCAATGCGTAAGGGCTTGCCCACTTGATGTTTTGGAAATGGTTCCATGGGATGGCTGCAAAGCTGGCCAAATTGCCTCATCACCTAGAACCGAAGATTGTGTAGGTTGTAAAAGATGTGAAACGGCTTGTCCAACTGACTTCTTAAGTATTCGTGTTTATTTAGGAGATGAAACTTCAAGGAGCATGGGATTAGCATATTAA
- the acpP gene encoding acyl carrier protein — MSQEILEKVCSIVSEQLSVEAGEVKSDSNFQNDLGADSLDTVELVMALEEEFDIEIPDEAAEGIATVGDAVKFIEEKKG, encoded by the coding sequence ATGTCACAAGAAATCCTCGAAAAAGTCTGTTCTATTGTTTCAGAGCAATTAAGCGTTGAAGCAGGAGAAGTTAAATCAGATTCAAATTTCCAAAATGATTTGGGTGCAGATTCTTTAGATACCGTTGAATTAGTGATGGCTCTAGAGGAAGAATTTGATATTGAAATTCCTGATGAAGCAGCTGAAGGAATAGCAACAGTTGGCGATGCAGTTAAATTCATCGAAGAAAAAAAAGGTTAA